A genomic segment from Salmo trutta chromosome 38, fSalTru1.1, whole genome shotgun sequence encodes:
- the LOC115178089 gene encoding zinc finger protein 678 — translation MSFKWSWKLKEHKRTHIGEKPFQCSQCGKSFTLLGSLKKHKRIHTGEKPYHCSQCGNSFMWLGSLNKHKRIHSGEKPYACSHCGKNFRLLDTLKEHERTHTGEKPYHCSECGNSFTQLGNLNKHKKIHSGEKPYPCSHCGKNFRLLDNLREHERTHTGEKPYQCSQCGKDFTQLGNLKKHEIIHSRDKPYHCSHCEKRFTQLGSLNKHKRIHSGEKPYPCSHCGKNFRLLDNLKEHERTHTGEKPYHCAQCGKDFTKLGNLKEHSRIHSGETPYHCSHCGKSFIQLGNLNKHKRIHSGEKPYPCSQCGKSFTQLGNLNKHKRIHSAEKP, via the coding sequence ATGAGTTTTAAGTGGTCATGGAAGCTGAAAGAGCATAAAAGGACACACATAGGAGAAAAGCccttccaatgctcccagtgtggaaagagttttactttgttagggagcctgaaaaaacataagagaatacacacaggagaaaagccttatcactgctcccaatgtggaaatagttttatgtggttagggagcctgaacaaacataagcgaatacactctggagagaagccttacgcttgttcccattgtggaaagaatTTTCGATTGTTAGATACTCTGAaggagcatgagaggacacacacaggggagaaaccttaccATTGCTCCGAGTGTGGAAatagttttacccagttaggaaaCCTAAACAAACACAAGAAAATTCACTCTGGAGAGAAACCGTACCcctgttcccattgtggaaagaattttaggTTGTTAGATAATCTGAgggagcatgagaggacacacacaggggagaaaccttaccaatgctcccagtgtggaaaggattttacccagttagggaacctaaaaaaGCATGAGATCATACACTCTAGAGataagccttaccactgctcccattgTGAAAAGAGATTTAcccagttagggagcctgaacaaacataagagaatacactctggagagaagccttacccctgttcccattgtggaaagaattttaggTTGTTAGATAATCTGaaagagcatgagaggacacacacaggggagaaaccttaccattgcgcccagtgtggaaaggattttaccaagttagggaacctaaaagagcattcgagaatacactctggagagacaCCTTATCACTgctcccattgtggaaagagttttatcCAGTTAGGAAACCTGAAcaaacataagagaatacactctggagagaagccttacccctgttcccagtgtggaaagagttttacccagttagggaacttaaacaaacataagagaatacactctgcaGAGAAGCCTTAA